From Hydra vulgaris chromosome 07, alternate assembly HydraT2T_AEP, a single genomic window includes:
- the LOC136082656 gene encoding uncharacterized protein LOC136082656 has protein sequence MDNFKQKEERESRIQLAIQAITEKKMSYVQAAKCYNVAKSTLFDRTKGSSNNRGAPRKMSNITEAIIVDLLKFMSDIGFGLNRKDVFIVVENYLKESNQRSLFKDGKPTRKWYSGFINKYRKEICPRKVSGDKPFQIFNCDESGLQFDQAKVKIICRKGTKYPKKLAPSNEKQMTTILTCCDAFGNYLPHQIIYKGKHVMKDWCKGGAQNVYYNSSSSGWMESEHFLSWFKIVILPHANKLSGFKVLILDGHALYMSVELKKKALENSILLWRLPAHTSHFLQPLDVGVYKTVKGVWKRIVESYLTKNHFQSLTNRYFPAMFKDLVQNGGFKPENARSGFKNTGIFPLDRSQISSKKTSIGAVFQAVENNNIESLFDSSTVSSPLVI, from the exons AtggataattttaaacaaaaagaagagcGAGAGAGTCGAATCCAGCTAGCTATTCAAgctattactgaaaaaaaaatgtcatacgTACAAGCTGCTAAGTGTTATAATGTGGCAAAATCTACACTTTTTGACAGAACAAAAGGATCATCTAATAATCGAGGAGCACCAAGAAAGATGAGCAACATCACTGAAGCTATTattgttgatttattaaaatttatgagtGATATAGGCTTTGGCTTGAatagaaaagacgtctttattgttgttgaaaactatttaaaagaatcaaaccAACGCAGTCTATTCAAAGACGGCAAACCGACTAGAAAATGGTACTCCggtttcataaataaatatcgTAAAGAAATTTGCCCAAGAAAAGTAAGCG GCGATAAGccgtttcaaatatttaactgtGATGAGTCTGGTTTGCAATTTGATCAAGCCAAAGTCaaaattatttgtagaaaaggaACAAAATACCCTAAAAAGCTAGCACCATCGAATGAAAAGCAAATGACGACAATCTTGACTTGTTGTGACGCATTCGGTAATTATTTACctcatcaaataatttataaaggcAAACATGTTATGAAAGACTGGTGCAAAGGCGGTGCCCagaatgtttattataacagtAGTAGTTCAGGCTGGATGGAATCCGAACATTTTTTGTCGTggtttaaaatagttattttgcCTCACGCAAACAAACTTTCAGGATTTAAAGTTCTAATACTTGATGGCCATGCTTTATATATGAGCgtagagttgaaaaaaaaagctttagaaaattCTATTTTACTTTGGCGTTTGCCGGCTCATACCAGCCATTTTTTACAGCCACTAGATGTTGGCGtttataaaacagtaaaagGCGTATGGAAGAGAATTGTTGAAAGTTATTTGACTAAAAATCACTTTCAAAGCCTGACTAATCGATATTTTCCGGCCATGTTTAAGGATCTCGTCCAAAATGGTGGGTTTAAACCTGAAAATGCACGGAGTGGTTTCAAAAATACTGGTATATTTCCACTCGATCGTTCGcaaatttcttctaaaaaaacttcCATTGGTGCTGTGTTTCAAGCTGttgaaaacaacaatattgaaagtttatttgattCTTCAACAGTATCTAGTCCTTTAGTTATTTGA